One genomic region from Sulfuriflexus mobilis encodes:
- a CDS encoding transglycosylase SLT domain-containing protein — MRRRYSSPRSGSRSTAIVFIALMLGMLLMAVVGSALAEGSIPANAKRYQRTLMREAQAHWGLNAPVARFAAQIHQESGWRITAKSRYADGLAQFTPSTAEWIAEIYPAHLANAAPYSPQWAIKALVIYDKYLFDHIQPQHAGLMDECDRWAMALSAYNGGLGWVNRDRRLTTANGDDPDRWFGNVENHTQRADWARDENRRYPQRILCILEPRYLRQHWFGEPEC; from the coding sequence ATGAGACGCCGTTACTCATCGCCACGCAGCGGGTCACGTAGCACGGCCATTGTATTTATAGCACTCATGCTCGGCATGCTGTTGATGGCTGTAGTGGGCAGTGCTCTGGCTGAAGGCTCGATACCGGCCAATGCCAAACGCTATCAACGCACGCTCATGCGCGAGGCACAGGCACACTGGGGGCTTAATGCCCCTGTCGCACGCTTCGCTGCACAGATTCACCAGGAGAGCGGCTGGCGCATCACGGCCAAGAGCCGCTATGCCGATGGCCTTGCCCAGTTCACACCCAGCACCGCCGAGTGGATTGCTGAAATTTACCCGGCACACCTCGCCAACGCCGCACCGTATTCGCCGCAGTGGGCGATTAAGGCTTTAGTCATATACGACAAGTATCTGTTCGATCACATCCAGCCGCAGCACGCCGGGTTGATGGATGAGTGTGACCGCTGGGCAATGGCGCTGTCTGCGTACAACGGCGGTCTCGGTTGGGTGAATCGTGATCGCCGTCTGACAACAGCGAACGGCGACGATCCCGACCGCTGGTTCGGCAACGTCGAGAACCACACGCAGCGCGCCGACTGGGCGCGTGATGAAAACCGCCGCTATCCGCAGCGCATCCTTTGCATCCTTGAGCCACGTTACCTGCGCCAGCACTGGTTCGGAGAGCCTGAGTGTTAA
- a CDS encoding DUF3486 family protein has product MATDKHIMHLRRLRVLQALSRATPDPVGQSLILQAVQTDPELSPTIERVQSSLTYLARVGFVDVITIDGSYWMAGRITEAGHAWLNADVQDDQLEIYHPATLPAPAPVEKRGRLSTVVTLPPEVKAWLDQELMRRNFTGYIELSDLLEEQGYEISKSAVGRYGKRFKEEQKQLKQTIEMARAISEVYGDDGADMNQAITALMQQEVMAIIRDKTYSEEIKLPQLIQGVAQLNKSSLATIKFQIEQKARKQALDDAAELFTPEAAAQQGLNAEQAQFWREQVLGVK; this is encoded by the coding sequence ATGGCGACTGATAAACACATCATGCACCTTCGTCGCCTGCGTGTACTGCAGGCATTGTCTCGCGCCACGCCTGACCCTGTTGGCCAGAGCCTGATTCTGCAGGCAGTGCAAACCGACCCTGAGCTTTCACCCACCATCGAACGTGTGCAGTCGTCGCTAACGTATCTGGCCAGGGTCGGTTTTGTAGACGTTATAACCATCGATGGTTCTTACTGGATGGCTGGGCGCATTACCGAGGCTGGCCATGCCTGGTTGAATGCCGACGTACAAGACGACCAATTAGAAATCTATCACCCGGCAACACTGCCTGCACCGGCACCGGTTGAAAAACGAGGCCGCCTGTCTACGGTCGTCACGCTGCCGCCAGAGGTTAAGGCGTGGCTAGACCAGGAACTGATGCGCCGCAACTTTACCGGCTACATCGAACTGTCCGATCTCCTCGAGGAACAGGGCTACGAAATCAGCAAGAGTGCAGTCGGTCGCTACGGCAAACGTTTCAAGGAAGAACAGAAGCAGCTCAAGCAAACCATCGAGATGGCGCGGGCTATCTCCGAGGTTTATGGCGATGATGGTGCCGACATGAACCAGGCTATCACGGCGCTGATGCAACAGGAGGTGATGGCCATCATCCGCGACAAGACCTACAGCGAAGAGATTAAGTTGCCGCAGCTTATCCAGGGCGTGGCACAGCTCAACAAATCCAGCCTGGCCACCATCAAGTTTCAGATTGAACAGAAGGCCAGAAAGCAAGCGCTCGATGATGCGGCCGAACTGTTTACTCCAGAAGCCGCGGCGCAACAGGGCCTCAACGCTGAACAGGCACAGTTCTGGCGGGAACAGGTACTGGGCGTTAAGTGA
- a CDS encoding gp436 family protein gives MYATQQDIIDRYSLEELLILADRDDDGVADADVVDRALIDADAEVNAYLAAKYDLPLATTPDVITRLCVDIVMYRLADDAGTATDERRLRYDDAVTLLSRIAKGIVSLGLPKPPASSNGGVTVTSNDRRFKRGTLL, from the coding sequence ATGTACGCCACACAACAAGACATCATTGATCGCTACAGCCTGGAAGAGTTGTTGATCCTGGCTGACCGCGATGATGATGGTGTGGCGGACGCGGACGTTGTGGACCGGGCACTGATCGATGCCGATGCCGAGGTCAACGCCTATCTGGCCGCAAAGTATGACTTGCCGTTAGCAACAACGCCGGATGTTATCACCAGATTGTGTGTCGACATCGTTATGTACCGACTTGCCGATGATGCCGGTACCGCAACCGACGAACGCCGCCTACGTTACGACGACGCAGTGACATTATTGAGCCGCATCGCAAAAGGCATTGTAAGCCTCGGCTTACCCAAGCCACCCGCATCAAGCAATGGTGGTGTCACCGTAACAAGTAACGATCGACGATTCAAGCGAGGGACGCTGTTGTGA
- a CDS encoding Mu-like prophage major head subunit gpT family protein — protein MLINKANLERIFANLKTSFHNAFEAAPSTWEKIAMKVPSTGAQNDYSWLSNFPKMQRWIDEKAIKALKAFKYVITNDDFETTVEVDRNHIEDDNIGIYGPQAQGAGFASKQFPDELVYEAVNAAFATPCYDGQFFFDTDHEVKGASVSNKGTKVLAISTLALAQGSYGAGRTAMRKFKDDEGRPLGVRPNILLVPPALEDTANALMSVDKLEDGKPNPYKGTAEVVVGDWLTSDTAWFLLDTTKPVKPFIYQERKAPVFVSQTDMNADGVFLRKKYLFGAEARGASGYGFWQLAWGSDGTV, from the coding sequence ATGTTAATTAACAAAGCCAATCTGGAGCGCATCTTCGCTAACTTGAAGACCTCCTTCCACAACGCCTTTGAAGCGGCTCCCTCTACCTGGGAAAAGATCGCCATGAAGGTGCCTTCCACGGGTGCTCAGAATGATTACTCGTGGCTTTCTAATTTCCCAAAGATGCAGCGCTGGATTGATGAAAAAGCCATCAAGGCCCTGAAGGCCTTCAAGTATGTCATCACCAATGACGACTTCGAGACCACGGTTGAGGTTGATCGCAATCATATCGAGGACGACAACATCGGCATCTATGGGCCGCAAGCCCAGGGTGCGGGTTTTGCCTCCAAGCAGTTCCCCGATGAGCTGGTGTATGAAGCGGTTAATGCTGCCTTCGCCACGCCGTGCTACGACGGCCAGTTCTTCTTCGACACTGACCATGAGGTAAAAGGTGCCAGCGTCAGCAACAAGGGAACAAAGGTACTCGCTATTTCCACACTGGCTCTTGCCCAGGGCAGTTATGGTGCCGGTCGCACCGCCATGCGCAAGTTCAAGGATGATGAAGGTCGTCCTCTGGGCGTTCGCCCTAACATTCTGTTGGTACCGCCTGCACTGGAAGATACCGCTAATGCGCTAATGAGCGTCGACAAGCTGGAAGACGGTAAGCCCAACCCTTACAAGGGCACCGCTGAAGTGGTGGTGGGTGACTGGCTGACTTCTGACACCGCCTGGTTCCTGTTGGATACCACCAAGCCGGTGAAGCCGTTCATCTACCAGGAACGCAAGGCCCCAGTGTTTGTCTCGCAGACCGATATGAATGCCGACGGCGTGTTCCTGCGCAAGAAGTACCTCTTCGGTGCTGAAGCGCGCGGCGCATCCGGCTACGGCTTCTGGCAGCTGGCCTGGGGTTCTGACGGCACCGTATAA
- a CDS encoding TraR/DksA family transcriptional regulator produces the protein MVNRFPDPLDTAKQLEMEQRKKALDAHAEKVANDIADLPAPCHDDDGNRVCCSCTVVIPKARLEAQPESVFCVPCKEQWEAAR, from the coding sequence ATGGTAAATAGATTCCCAGACCCACTCGACACTGCCAAGCAGTTGGAGATGGAGCAACGCAAGAAGGCGCTCGATGCGCATGCAGAGAAAGTCGCTAACGATATAGCAGACCTGCCAGCTCCCTGCCACGACGACGATGGCAACCGCGTCTGCTGTAGCTGTACCGTTGTGATACCCAAAGCCCGTCTCGAAGCGCAGCCGGAGTCAGTCTTTTGTGTGCCGTGCAAAGAGCAGTGGGAGGCGGCGCGATGA
- a CDS encoding phage protein Gp37 has translation MSIQSNRAAIAVQLAAALAAIEVDVHEHAGRFDKNELGRIAAKAPAVFLAMLNVTDMRKEMGEVAGVVRWGVFVITKDTSTKSRDDIGLEVVQVLTDLITDYDFGLEAQPAERFNINNLYRGGIAKKGVAMWAGEWTQLMNIGTPFDINTLNDWLVWNAEHSLAPGEDEPAAIDKVTAP, from the coding sequence TTGAGCATTCAATCAAATCGCGCAGCCATTGCCGTGCAGCTCGCCGCCGCGCTCGCCGCCATCGAGGTTGATGTGCATGAGCATGCCGGTCGCTTTGATAAAAATGAACTGGGTCGCATCGCGGCCAAGGCCCCTGCAGTTTTTCTCGCCATGTTGAATGTTACTGACATGAGAAAAGAAATGGGTGAAGTGGCCGGCGTGGTTCGCTGGGGTGTCTTTGTTATTACCAAGGACACCTCTACGAAGAGTCGTGACGATATCGGTCTTGAGGTTGTGCAAGTGCTAACCGACCTAATCACCGACTACGACTTTGGCCTTGAGGCGCAGCCCGCTGAACGCTTCAACATTAACAATCTGTACCGTGGCGGCATTGCAAAAAAAGGTGTGGCCATGTGGGCGGGCGAATGGACGCAGCTGATGAACATCGGCACGCCGTTCGATATCAACACGCTCAACGACTGGTTGGTATGGAACGCTGAGCATTCCCTGGCACCAGGTGAAGATGAGCCTGCTGCAATAGACAAAGTAACAGCACCATAA
- a CDS encoding phage tail sheath subtilisin-like domain-containing protein — MPQTIPFNEMPANWRLPGVHIEISNLLAAQAEQQFKVLVIGQRLATGTVAEGLLHRITDGVNQGEENYGRGSMLAEMLKAGKAVDEFTEMWAVSLDEAAAGAVATGTINITGAATKSGTLAIYIGGTRVRVAVTAGDAVATVAAAIATAVNADTSLPVTAASALGVATLTCRWKGETGNDIDVRLNFYGEKTPEGIAVAIAAMSGGTANPDITPALAAMGNEWFNWIIFPYADAANLALLEAELGDRWGPVKQMGARAFMAFRGNHAATGTFGSGRNYPHVTCLGTNIAPQSPYIIAAIDAMTAANPLALDPARPLHTLELEGMMAPAIEDRWTDSERNLLLYDGIATYTVGADGRCRIERQITTYQTNAAGLGDISYLDINRPETLERVRFEQRAHIASLFIQGRYKLSSTEENFGAGAPIITESVIRAELFGLYKGFIEERAWCEDLEGYMATVVIVIDTALGTITWKDEPRLIGQARAFAGLAQFRI, encoded by the coding sequence ATGCCACAGACAATTCCGTTTAACGAGATGCCTGCCAACTGGCGTCTGCCCGGTGTACATATCGAAATCAGTAACCTGCTGGCGGCTCAGGCGGAGCAACAGTTCAAGGTGCTGGTGATTGGTCAGCGACTAGCTACAGGTACGGTAGCCGAAGGTTTGCTGCATCGCATTACCGATGGCGTTAACCAGGGCGAAGAGAACTATGGCCGTGGCTCCATGCTCGCCGAGATGCTCAAAGCCGGTAAGGCTGTCGATGAGTTCACCGAAATGTGGGCCGTCTCTCTCGATGAAGCGGCTGCAGGTGCAGTAGCCACAGGCACTATAAATATCACCGGTGCAGCCACGAAGTCAGGGACGCTGGCGATTTATATCGGTGGCACTCGTGTACGTGTCGCAGTGACCGCAGGCGATGCCGTCGCCACAGTGGCCGCCGCCATCGCAACCGCCGTCAATGCCGACACGTCTCTGCCCGTTACGGCGGCCTCTGCATTGGGTGTTGCCACACTCACTTGCCGATGGAAGGGTGAGACTGGCAACGATATCGATGTTCGCCTCAACTTCTATGGTGAAAAAACGCCAGAAGGCATTGCTGTTGCTATTGCAGCAATGAGTGGCGGTACCGCCAACCCGGACATCACGCCTGCCCTGGCTGCAATGGGTAACGAATGGTTCAACTGGATTATTTTCCCTTACGCGGATGCTGCCAACCTTGCCCTGCTTGAAGCAGAGTTAGGCGACCGTTGGGGACCTGTTAAACAGATGGGTGCTCGAGCCTTTATGGCCTTCCGTGGCAATCATGCGGCTACCGGTACCTTTGGCTCTGGGCGTAACTATCCGCACGTGACCTGCCTCGGCACCAACATTGCGCCACAGTCGCCTTATATTATTGCGGCTATCGATGCCATGACAGCAGCCAACCCACTGGCCCTCGATCCTGCACGCCCACTGCATACGCTGGAGCTTGAAGGAATGATGGCACCGGCAATTGAAGACCGCTGGACAGACTCTGAACGTAACCTGCTTTTGTACGATGGCATTGCCACCTACACCGTAGGTGCCGATGGTCGCTGTCGCATTGAACGGCAGATAACGACCTATCAAACCAACGCAGCGGGCCTGGGCGATATCTCTTATCTGGATATCAACCGACCTGAAACCTTGGAGCGTGTGCGTTTCGAACAGCGTGCTCACATTGCCAGCCTGTTTATCCAGGGCCGTTACAAACTCTCCTCTACTGAAGAAAACTTCGGTGCCGGTGCTCCCATTATTACTGAGAGCGTGATCCGGGCTGAGTTGTTTGGATTGTACAAGGGCTTTATCGAGGAGCGTGCTTGGTGTGAAGACCTAGAAGGCTACATGGCCACGGTGGTGATCGTTATCGATACCGCACTCGGCACCATCACTTGGAAAGATGAACCACGACTGATTGGTCAGGCTCGAGCATTTGCTGGTCTGGCTCAGTTCCGCATTTAA
- a CDS encoding DUF2635 domain-containing protein — translation MSKIIHIKPAVNEQTDKKGQQLQVRMPDKPGTFMPSYGAEVPYNSHWLRRIKDKSVVEITADEFIKGKAAAKKKAAAEAKTQTAQTN, via the coding sequence GTGAGCAAGATAATTCATATTAAACCCGCCGTTAATGAGCAGACGGATAAGAAAGGTCAGCAGTTGCAAGTTCGCATGCCCGATAAGCCAGGCACCTTTATGCCGTCGTATGGTGCAGAAGTGCCATACAACTCGCACTGGCTACGTCGCATTAAGGATAAAAGCGTGGTGGAAATCACCGCCGATGAATTCATAAAGGGTAAAGCCGCCGCCAAGAAAAAAGCAGCTGCTGAAGCCAAGACCCAGACTGCACAGACCAACTAG
- a CDS encoding phage protease has translation MHKHHDLAIAVNKALESDQRIALCFALPEDGSVPEWVELVPAGDVKGVDGRKWINDRPQAILDYHKAMQAQGRDLPFDWEHSTEIKAPKGEEAPASAWGVEMQNREGVIWARPEWTERGRNSIASREYRYLSPVLVYEKNTRRIVGIASVGLTNSPNLNLTALNREMNPDSIDHEENPMDEALLQALGLTKDANLASALNAINQLKGDLTTANNRAESPSLEKFVPRADHDQALERAANAEQKLADHEAATLDADIETAINSALEAGKITPGTAEFHKANCRQEGGLARFNDYVAAAPVVAAASDLDGKTVPGETDKALNAEQKKIDAMFGHSSDDVAKHADA, from the coding sequence ATGCACAAACACCACGACCTAGCCATCGCCGTGAACAAGGCGCTCGAATCGGACCAGCGCATCGCGCTGTGCTTCGCCCTGCCTGAAGACGGCAGTGTGCCGGAGTGGGTCGAGCTGGTCCCGGCTGGCGATGTCAAAGGGGTCGATGGCCGTAAATGGATCAATGACCGGCCACAGGCCATCCTCGATTATCACAAGGCCATGCAGGCGCAAGGCCGCGACCTCCCGTTTGACTGGGAGCACAGCACCGAAATTAAAGCCCCCAAGGGCGAAGAGGCACCCGCCTCTGCCTGGGGCGTTGAGATGCAAAACCGCGAAGGTGTTATCTGGGCACGCCCTGAATGGACCGAACGTGGCCGAAACTCGATTGCCTCTCGTGAGTACCGCTACCTATCCCCTGTTCTGGTGTACGAGAAGAACACCCGCCGCATCGTCGGCATCGCATCGGTTGGGCTGACCAACAGCCCCAACCTTAATTTAACTGCCCTTAACCGGGAAATGAATCCCGATTCCATCGACCATGAGGAGAATCCAATGGACGAAGCATTGCTACAGGCCCTCGGCCTGACTAAAGACGCCAATCTGGCGAGTGCCCTTAACGCTATCAATCAGCTCAAGGGTGATCTGACCACGGCCAACAATCGCGCCGAAAGCCCGAGCCTGGAAAAGTTCGTGCCGCGTGCCGATCACGACCAGGCACTGGAACGTGCCGCCAATGCCGAGCAGAAGCTGGCCGACCATGAAGCCGCCACGCTTGACGCTGACATTGAAACGGCCATTAACAGTGCGTTAGAGGCAGGCAAAATCACGCCTGGCACGGCCGAGTTCCACAAGGCGAACTGCCGACAGGAAGGTGGCCTGGCACGCTTCAATGACTACGTTGCTGCCGCGCCGGTGGTTGCCGCTGCCTCCGACCTCGATGGCAAGACAGTGCCTGGTGAGACAGACAAGGCGCTGAATGCCGAACAGAAAAAGATCGACGCCATGTTCGGTCATTCCTCTGACGACGTTGCCAAGCACGCCGACGCGTAA
- a CDS encoding phage virion morphogenesis protein, whose product MSLGFRYNLNDLARLQKRLANLPQSIDLYGLAEALSAEGEAQTRRRISSEKSSPEGKAWEPWSEAYAATRHGGHSLLENEGDLLDSIQGFVEGTTAGWGTNLIYGATQHFGDEDRGIPSREYLGLSAENEADLVAVADDWIDSHIGAALH is encoded by the coding sequence GTGAGCCTAGGGTTTCGATACAACCTCAATGACTTAGCCAGGCTGCAAAAACGTCTCGCCAACCTGCCACAGTCAATTGACCTGTATGGCCTCGCTGAAGCGTTATCGGCAGAGGGTGAGGCACAGACCCGTCGCCGTATCTCCAGTGAGAAAAGCAGTCCCGAGGGTAAGGCATGGGAGCCCTGGTCAGAAGCTTACGCAGCAACCAGGCATGGCGGTCATTCGCTATTGGAAAACGAAGGCGATCTACTCGACTCGATTCAAGGTTTCGTTGAAGGCACAACGGCTGGCTGGGGAACCAATTTGATTTATGGCGCTACGCAGCATTTTGGTGATGAAGACCGTGGCATCCCCAGCCGAGAATATTTAGGCTTGAGTGCTGAGAATGAAGCCGACCTGGTCGCCGTAGCGGATGACTGGATTGATTCTCATATCGGAGCGGCATTGCATTGA
- a CDS encoding putative holin, producing MSYQLLIDRIRDKARAWPWLFFAVITVSYVSVIAPHQVGVLLWSLSKLCIGAYLGYWIDRSLFKHGRPDHQTELQCRNTAWLRRAIIVAATIVALGLGV from the coding sequence ATGTCATATCAATTACTCATAGACCGCATTCGAGACAAGGCCCGCGCCTGGCCGTGGCTCTTTTTTGCCGTTATCACAGTATCGTATGTCTCGGTCATCGCCCCGCACCAGGTGGGCGTGCTGTTGTGGTCACTCTCCAAGTTATGCATCGGTGCCTATCTGGGTTACTGGATTGACCGTTCCTTATTCAAGCATGGTCGGCCCGATCATCAGACTGAATTGCAGTGCCGCAACACGGCCTGGCTACGGCGCGCTATCATCGTCGCTGCCACCATCGTGGCACTCGGGTTGGGCGTATGA
- a CDS encoding DUF935 domain-containing protein, translating to MPKDIRILGPNGKAIRKQDLTQEIATASLTGVRTVWGNGSIAEGINPSRLAAILRNAAEGNTNEFLTLAEEMEEREPHYGSVLATRKRAVTKLPVTVEAASDDAKDVELADAVRNQVRRPQFRKMKKALMDALGKGYSVVEIMWDRSGRQWQPKEFVWRDPRFFMFDRVTGRELRLLDEQDMMNGIPLGPYKFIKHVPQLKMGLPIRAGLARLVAVSYMCKSYTLTDWMAFAEVFGMPIRVGRHGPNATKDDIETLISAVANIGSDAAAVIPDSMKIEFIETAKASGGHELFQNLAEWLDKQTSKAVLGQTMTTDDGSSQSQANVHDEVREDIQEDDAHDLADTLNEGFVRPFIDLNYGPQESYPSIGINVPQPEDLKALSEALEILVPLGLRVEESGIRDKFSLADPAKGATLLQPQGQPVATETGANRSHAHCPTCATAMNRDTAPADEVDELADAAAEEWEPVINEVLDPVEAMAERVDSYEAFLAELPGLIEEMGADELVKRLALETFKARGVGDAE from the coding sequence ATGCCAAAAGATATCCGCATCCTTGGGCCGAATGGTAAAGCCATTCGCAAGCAAGACCTTACTCAGGAAATCGCTACCGCCAGCCTCACTGGCGTGCGTACTGTCTGGGGCAATGGCTCCATTGCCGAAGGCATTAACCCGTCACGGCTGGCTGCCATCCTGCGCAATGCGGCGGAAGGTAATACCAATGAATTCCTCACTCTTGCCGAAGAGATGGAAGAGCGTGAGCCGCACTACGGTTCAGTGCTTGCCACACGCAAGCGTGCTGTGACCAAGTTGCCTGTTACGGTCGAGGCTGCGAGTGATGATGCCAAAGACGTCGAGCTGGCCGATGCCGTGCGTAACCAGGTGCGCCGCCCCCAGTTCCGCAAAATGAAAAAGGCGCTGATGGATGCGCTGGGTAAAGGTTATAGCGTGGTCGAGATCATGTGGGACCGCAGCGGCCGTCAATGGCAGCCGAAGGAATTTGTCTGGCGCGACCCCCGCTTCTTCATGTTCGACCGAGTAACCGGGCGCGAGCTGCGCTTGCTCGATGAGCAGGACATGATGAATGGTATCCCGTTGGGGCCCTATAAATTCATCAAGCATGTGCCGCAACTCAAAATGGGCCTGCCAATCCGCGCTGGTCTCGCTCGCCTGGTTGCCGTCAGTTACATGTGTAAGAGCTACACCCTCACCGACTGGATGGCATTCGCCGAAGTGTTTGGCATGCCCATTCGTGTCGGTCGTCATGGTCCCAATGCCACCAAGGACGATATCGAAACCTTGATCAGTGCCGTGGCCAATATCGGCAGTGATGCGGCAGCGGTGATCCCTGACTCCATGAAAATCGAATTTATTGAAACAGCCAAGGCATCAGGCGGGCATGAGTTGTTCCAGAACCTCGCTGAGTGGCTTGATAAACAGACCTCAAAGGCTGTGCTCGGTCAGACCATGACCACCGACGACGGTAGCAGCCAGTCACAGGCCAATGTCCACGACGAGGTGCGTGAAGACATTCAGGAAGACGATGCCCATGACCTGGCCGATACCCTCAATGAAGGGTTTGTGCGGCCGTTTATCGACCTGAACTATGGGCCGCAGGAGAGCTACCCAAGCATCGGCATTAACGTGCCACAGCCGGAAGACCTGAAGGCGCTCTCTGAAGCGTTGGAGATACTGGTACCGCTCGGCTTGCGTGTTGAAGAGTCAGGGATACGCGACAAGTTTAGCCTGGCCGATCCCGCCAAGGGCGCAACACTGCTGCAGCCGCAGGGCCAACCAGTGGCAACGGAGACCGGTGCCAACCGTTCACATGCACACTGCCCGACCTGTGCCACCGCAATGAATCGTGACACCGCACCCGCCGATGAGGTTGACGAACTGGCTGATGCCGCCGCTGAAGAGTGGGAGCCGGTCATCAATGAAGTGCTCGATCCTGTTGAAGCGATGGCCGAACGGGTGGACAGTTACGAAGCGTTTCTTGCCGAGCTGCCCGGGCTCATTGAAGAGATGGGTGCCGACGAACTGGTTAAGCGACTGGCGCTGGAAACATTCAAGGCACGCGGTGTTGGTGATGCAGAGTAA
- a CDS encoding phage minor head protein, whose amino-acid sequence MPDFTFPGPVPKDALDYFRDKELRVGFDYRDVWGEEHANAFTVAKAMQLDVLDDVRGALDEALADGTTFQQFKKELKPRLQKKGWWGQQEQVDPASGEKRLVQLGSPRRLKTIYRANLRSARAAGQWQRAQRTKKTHPYLIYELGPSEKHRAQHVAWAGIILPIDHPFWKTHYPPNGWGCKCRVRQVSRRERERLVATGNYLTEAPTIKTRKWLNKRTGESLDVPEGLDPAWMRNPGQDRTRVLRERLTQKVASVDQQYASAAVNSIIKTPVLDGWMKKPGGELPVGIISRDMQKALGSTSQMVRLSEATLDKQSRGHAELTAAHYRYLPDLIHRGVAIRQGKNKLVLFRREAGKWQKAVVKVTEDGKRVYLVSYHPADPREMRRMMKSGSVIRSVEK is encoded by the coding sequence ATGCCTGACTTCACCTTCCCTGGTCCCGTACCCAAAGATGCCCTGGACTACTTCCGTGATAAGGAACTGCGCGTTGGTTTCGACTACCGTGATGTATGGGGCGAAGAACATGCCAACGCCTTCACCGTGGCCAAGGCCATGCAGCTTGATGTGCTCGATGATGTTCGCGGTGCGCTCGATGAGGCATTGGCCGATGGCACAACCTTCCAGCAATTCAAAAAAGAATTAAAGCCTCGCCTGCAGAAGAAGGGTTGGTGGGGCCAACAAGAGCAGGTCGACCCGGCATCGGGTGAGAAACGCCTGGTGCAGCTGGGTAGCCCGCGTCGCCTCAAGACTATCTACCGTGCCAACCTGCGCAGTGCCCGTGCCGCCGGGCAGTGGCAGCGTGCGCAACGTACCAAGAAGACGCACCCTTATCTTATATATGAACTCGGCCCCTCTGAAAAACATCGAGCTCAGCATGTTGCCTGGGCGGGGATCATCCTGCCGATTGACCACCCGTTCTGGAAGACCCATTACCCGCCGAATGGTTGGGGCTGCAAGTGCCGTGTGCGCCAGGTATCACGCCGTGAACGCGAGCGCCTGGTGGCGACCGGTAACTATCTCACCGAGGCCCCCACGATCAAGACCCGGAAGTGGCTGAACAAGCGCACAGGTGAATCACTCGATGTACCTGAAGGGCTCGACCCGGCATGGATGCGCAACCCCGGACAAGACCGCACACGTGTGTTGCGTGAGCGTTTAACGCAGAAGGTCGCCTCTGTTGATCAGCAGTATGCCAGCGCCGCTGTTAATTCGATCATCAAGACCCCAGTGCTCGATGGCTGGATGAAAAAACCGGGCGGCGAGTTGCCCGTTGGCATCATCAGCCGCGACATGCAGAAGGCACTCGGCAGCACGTCACAGATGGTGCGCCTGTCTGAGGCCACGCTCGACAAGCAGTCCCGTGGCCACGCCGAACTGACGGCCGCCCACTACCGCTACCTGCCGGACCTCATCCATCGCGGGGTGGCCATCCGTCAGGGGAAAAACAAGCTGGTACTGTTCCGGCGTGAGGCCGGGAAATGGCAGAAGGCCGTGGTCAAGGTCACAGAGGATGGCAAGCGGGTCTATCTGGTGAGCTATCACCCGGCCGACCCACGCGAGATGCGTCGCATGATGAAGAGTGGCTCGGTGATTAGAAGCGTAGAAAAGTAG
- a CDS encoding phage tail tube protein: MSRLTYIATVTIDGKTYKFANAVTFNPGGIAKTPEVHGGKTYYTGEEMPALIKGTLLHDKDADIIAQGEIEGANVLVQANTGQKWIVRNAETKDPLEVDLGTGKAPFEMFGDKADRM, from the coding sequence ATGAGCAGACTGACATATATAGCCACCGTCACTATTGACGGCAAAACCTACAAGTTCGCCAACGCCGTCACCTTCAATCCGGGCGGCATTGCAAAAACGCCCGAGGTGCATGGTGGCAAGACGTACTACACCGGAGAAGAGATGCCTGCGCTTATCAAAGGCACTCTGTTGCACGATAAGGATGCCGATATCATTGCGCAGGGCGAGATCGAAGGTGCCAATGTGCTGGTCCAGGCTAACACAGGTCAAAAATGGATCGTGCGTAATGCCGAAACCAAAGACCCGCTTGAGGTTGATCTTGGTACCGGCAAGGCACCCTTTGAAATGTTCGGTGATAAAGCAGACCGAATGTAA